The following nucleotide sequence is from Alkalihalobacillus sp. LMS39.
GATTTCCCTGCTCCACTGGGACCGACTACATAAACAAACTCACCTTTTCCAATCGATATGTCAATTCCATTTATCGCCTTCATACCGTTTGGATATGTTTTCCAAACATCTTTCATGTCTATCACAGTATCACTTCCTATTTCCAGACATTTGCAAACAACACAATGTTTACTCATTTTATTATCGGGTATATGACCTATATAGTTAAGATTAATTTAACAATGCGAATGCAAATGTTGAGGATTCTTTTGATGAACCGACAAAAATGGCTAACGAAGTTTGTCGTACCTTGCACTTTTTTTATTATAACATCATTAAATTTACAATGGCGTTGAATTTTATTACAATTTCATTTCATTTTCTGCAAATGGTGCGTTCTTTTTTCACAATTCATTGCATATACATGTCGAAAGAGCTATTCCTATCGGGATTCTCCCTTTTTAAATACATCAAAAAACCTACAGGAAATTCCCTGTAGGTTTCTTGTTCAGGTAAAAAATACTATTGGTCAGCAATCCAAGCCGCTAAATTTTCCGCTTCTGGACCAGAGATTAACCCTTTTGGCATTGTACCTTGTCCGTGTTCAATAATATAAAGAATTTCTTCAGCCGTGTATTTTCCTCCTGTTAATCCCGGAGTGGATCCTTGTCCTTCGAGGTTCCCTCCATGACAATTAATACAGCCAGTAGTACGGTAATCTTCTTCTGCTTGTGCAGCATCATATGTAAGATCACCTGTTGTTTCGTCAGCTGGCGCTTCTGTTTCTGCTGGTGTTTCTTCAGCTGGAGCTGCATCATTTCCAGCACCACAGCCAGCTAACATTAAAAATGAAACTCCAATGACAGCTAGAATTCTTTTTCGCATCGTACTATCCCCTTTTCGCTTGGAATAATTTTCTTTTGCTATTATACAATAGCTACTGAATTTTGAAACCCTCACCAAGTACCTCTGTGGCATTCGCAACAATGACAAACGCCTTTGGATCAGCTGTTTTCACTACTTGTTTCAATTTTGTGACTTCCCGTTGGTGAACAACACACATGAGCACAGGGCGTTCTTCATCAGTGTAGCCACCATAGGCTGACAACTTTGTCACACCGCGGTCAATGTCAGTTAAAATCGAACGCTTTACAGTGTCTTGTTGATCTGAGATGATGAGAGCTATCTTTGAATAGCCTACCCCCATTTGAACTAAATCAATCGTTTTTCCGGTAACAAAAAGAGCAATTAATGCATATAGCGCCAATTCAATGGAAAAAACAAACGCAGACGTTAAAACGATCATTCCATCAATAATAAATACACAAGCGCCTAACGAAATCCCAGTATATTTATGAACAATTTGCGCGGCTAAATCTGTACCACCTGTACTTCCGTTCGCTCGAAATGCTAGCCCCAACCCGATACCCACTCCAATTCCACCAAATAAAGCTCCAAGTAACGGGTCTGCTGTTGCTGGTTCAATATGACGTGTTAGAAAAACGACAAATGGAATAAACGCCGTCCCTACAAGTGTTTTCATTCCATATTTCATACCACCAAGTAATAGCATACCTAAAATAAACAACGGAATATTAAATGCCCACTGTGTAAAGGCCGGTTCAATTCCAAACACATCATACACAATCGTACTTATCCCACTAACCCCACCTGAAGCAATCCGATTCGGGAGTAAAAATAAATTAAACGCAATCGCCACAAACGAAGAACCAATTAAAATATATAAATAATCCATCACAGTTTGTAGCCATGGCTGAACCGGCTTCGCTTTTCTCTTCGATGTCATCATCATTACACACACACTCTTTTCATTTCATTTTCTTTTTGGGGTGTCTGACACCCCAAAAAGACATTTTCCGTCAATTGTCCACTCCACGCGGACGCTTTTCTACTTTATCATAAATAACCTAAAAGTTTCCCTTTTAGGTTACATAAATTTAAATATAATATTACAAATTCACAAAAACCAAATCACACTTTCAGTGTGTGCAATCGGTTGTTTTAGTAAATAAATTTTTAATAACAAAGTTTCAGGGGAAGCAAGTTCATTCATAGATGTTTAATTCATTTAGTAAACGGTCTAGCTCCGTGCTAACTTTTAATGTTTTTGGGTGTGTGAATCCTAATTCCATCCCACAAATAATCATTTCTTTTCTTTTTTCTTCTATTATAATAAGAAGGTTTTCTTCCTCTTTAAAGTCATCCATGATGTACTTACCATTATACTCAACACTTTTAATAATTAGGTCTACATAACTAACTGACATATCTCCACCCCTATTTTGCAATAATGGAACAAGGTGAATTCTTTTAAAAATGCTCCTGATCCAAAACTTTATATCTATTACTTTTATAGCTAATTTTCCATATTTATTTAATTATAGGTAAATTATATCAATGAAAATGAAAATTTCAACTAATATCTAAAAATGTTCACAATGAAATTTTCATTTATTGCTTATTATGTACTATCTGCTTATATTATAGTATTATATACCCATACATAATGTTTTCATATAGGGAGAATGACATGGATAAACAAGTGGGTATCGGCAGAAAAATTCGAAGATTAAGAAAACAAAAAAGACTTACCTTAGGTGAATTAGCTGAAGGAATTTGTTCCATCGGTAAAATGAGTAATATTGAAAATGAACTATCCACTGTAAGTGATGAGGATTTAAATAAAATTTGTGAGAAACTAAGCTTACCTTTTGGATATTTTCATGATCCGAATATTAGTGAAAAAGTCGCAGAACTTGATTATTTACAATGTAGATTATTAAATTTGTTACAGCTAAATCAAAATAATGATTGTAAAGAAGAGTTACAAACTTTCTTACTAAAAATCGAGGAGTATGGAGTGAAAAGTAAGCTTATTGAGTATGATTATCTATGTGGGCTATTTCATATAAAGCAGAAAAAATGGGGACAAGCAAAAGAAAAATTCATCACAATAACTCAAAAATACGAATTAAATGAGATGACTGTACAAACAAAACTTAAATCATGTAATGCTCTTGCTTTTATTTACTTTAAAGAAAAGGATATGGCTCAGTGCGTAAAAATTTTAGAAAAAGGAATATCCATATCGGAGAGCTTCAAAAACTCCGTTACAAGTGAACGTGAAATACTCTCTTATAACTTGGCTATCGTTTATTTATACATTGGGATTAATCATCGCTCACTACAATCTTTACATAAAATTAAATCAAGCTACATTTCAGACCAAGAAAAAACATATTTAAAATTGCTTGCTCGTTTTATGGGAGCCGATGAAAATAACTCCATCCAACGTGAATTACTTCAATTACAAACTGTCACCTCAAACAATAGTCCCCAAGCTTTACTAAAAACATGGGCTCTGATGATATACAGTGTAATGAAAGTAACTCCCACGCCTCAATTTGAAGAATTGATTACAGACAGCTTCAAAAGGGATATAGCATTTTTGAGTGAAATGCATGACCATGCAAAAGAAGTATTAGCCTTATTTCATTTTGCATTATATATCTCCATTGATTCGAAACAAGATGCACCGTTACAAGAGCTCTTGTTACAGCAATCTATGGATATGCTAAGGTATGTAAAAGATGATAACATCATTCAAGCTCGTAACTTATATTTAAAAAGTTTAGTTGAATTACGTCAACATAATAATAAAACGAAGGCACTATCTTTATTGTATGATGCATTACAACTCGTTCAACATACCGATGAAGTCTTAGTTGCTGAAATTATATATGAAATCACAAAATTAAATGGAACTAACAGCCTAGAAGCAACTGCCCTTGCTAAGTACCATCAACACCTCAAACCACAATTGAAGTTTTTGCACTTTTATGACTTACTTCTGCCACCGTTGAAGTATTAGGGGTGTCTGACACCACAAAAAGACACTGTCCACCCCAAACGGACAAACCAACAATAAAAAAAGCCCCCTCGAGGGCTTTTTTATTATTCGATTATTTGGCGGAGGAATGCTTTATTGTGTTTAGATGTAATCGTCGGTAATAATTCTTCTGCTTGCTCCCATCCTTGACCAAAGTAAACTTCAATGAAATGTTTCATGTCAGCATCATAAGTAATCGATTCAAGAAGAGATTCCCAGTCTTTATGCTCACCATAGTTTTCTTTATATGTTTTCGCTATTTCCATAACATTTTGTTTATCTATACCATTATACAGTTCAAAAGCTAGAACATCACCAACATAATAATGGCTCAAAGTATCTTTATCTAGATAATGAAACCATTTTCTCGCCTCGTCCATATCTCCCAAGCAGAATAATATTTTTGCATATCGGTTCGCTTCATACATATCGACACTTTGATTTTTCTTCGTTAGGAGTTCCTCATATAAATGAAACCATTCTTTATAACCGTCCAAGTCTTCTTGTCTTCGTAAATAATCAAGAACATTCATGTATGTGTGAGGTTCTTTTGTCGTAAGCGCCAACTCTTTTAATGCTGCCCCATACATTTCACTCCCCACATTTCCGTCAACAACATGCGGTGTGAGCATTGTTTGCATTGCCAACGCGTACACATTATTATTGTCAGCTGCATAATCAGCCTTATACAGCTCATAAGCTCCTTTTAATTTCCCTTTCAAAAACAGTTCATCTGCTTTTGTTTTTTCTAGTTCAAATGAAAACGTCGGTAAATTCCCTATCGTTTCTTTTGATAACCGATAACCATGACTACTCGAAAGATGGCTACCGTCATCTTGGTATGCTGACACTGACCAAGAAAACTCGACATCCCCACTAATGAGTTTCTTATAATAATCCAAATCGGGGTAATAGGTATCATCCTCTACCGTTATCGAGGTAATAAGCCTTTCCTTCCATTCTTCTTTTCCGATAACTACATTATTTGTTTTCACATCATCATAAAAAAAATTCATTACTACCCCATCATGTTTTACACCTAAATAAATATGATAATAGTCCGCGCCACCAACTTGCTCCCATTGAAAATTCATTTCCTCTTTATCAATAGCCTCACCGTTAACGGGGTGAAATAAATCAATTATTTTTGTGAATTCAATAGTGACGTCGGCTTCTTGGTCTGGATTAACAAAAACGACTTGTCTTTGGTCATATGACAAATTGTAGCCATCAATATGGTATAATTCTAATCCTAAACCGATTTGATACGAACCAGTATTGATGTTTTCAAACACAAACTCTCCTTTGTCATCAGTAATCGCATGGTTATCTGTTTCCGGCACTGGTATATGTTTTGTTTGACTTGATGCATCATGCAAATACACATACACGCCTTGCATTGGTGTCCCATCTTCTCTTTTGATAAGTCCTGTAAGAACTCCTTTTTCATTACCATTTCCTACAGAGGCTTGAGATATAATACTTTTCCATTCCATCACAGTATGATCAATCCACTCAACAAATTCCATTTCATTTTCACCAAAATACTCTATCCGTTGTTCTCTTTCATCTTTTACCCAGTGATCAATAAGGTCATACGCCTCATCTAGCTCCCCTTCCTTTGCTAATATTCGAAGCATATAAGTCATCCATTGCCAAGAAGGGTTATATTTAAAGTCTTTTTCCTTCACCCTCCGTTTTTCATATTCATGAATAGCTACCAATTCTTCCTTCGCTTTATGAAAATCACCTTGTTTTAAATATAATTCCGGTAGTTTTAAAGTCCATGGCTCACTATAAACATCATACCCATTTGGATATAGCTCTTCATTTTTTTGTTTAACAAATGCAATAGCCTCATCAATTCCTTTTTCTTCACTTATTATTGATGCATATTGATCTAAAGCCTCAATATATCTCCAATTATTATTTGGAGAACTATGTGTAAAATAATAAATCATTATATTTTCACGCTGTTTGCTATCAAATTCAATCCAAGGGCTATCAATTCTCGATGTTAAATTTGGGCCTATATAAACGGCATGTTCTGAACGAGACATCGACGACAACACAAAATCCTCAATTAACCTTATCTTTCGTGAAGTTGTATTCGCACTATCGATCAACTCTATAATTGCTTGACCAGCATTCGGGTCGCCATTGGCTATCATTCGTTCAACTTTATATTCCTTTAATGCTGGAACAACTAAGACTACAACCATTATACTTATGATAAAAAAACTAATGATGCCATATAAAAGATGTTTCCGTTTCATTCGGACTTTCATTCCTTTTCCCCCTCACCCAGAACATACATTCATGTACCTTTTGTCCCAGGAAATATTTATTCAGAATTATTTGATTTCTTTTGTTTTTCCTTTAACATTTCACTCCAGTATGTACTTTCATACTGTTCGACTAACTGGCCTTTTTCCTCATATGTGAATAGATTAGCAAGTGGAAACACGAGTAACACACATGCCATAGATACAGCAACTGTTAATGGGACAAGGGGAATCGTGATTTCTTTTTCTAGCCAATTCTTGTATTTATCAATTTTTGTTTTTGGGTGGGTTGATTGAATGACTTGTTCGGCTTTTGAAAACTCAAATCGTTTTAGTTCATCGTCTAACCTTTTTTTTACGTCTTTTTGCTCATTGTTCATCTCGCATCCCCTCCAATCGTTCTTTTAGAAGCTTTCTTCCACGGGCTAAATGACTTTTTACAGTATTTTCGTTGGCTTGCAACAAAGAACTAATTTCTTTAATGCTATACTCAGCAAAATAATACAAACTAATCACTTCACGATACCGATAATCTAACGCTAAAATATGGCGTGCTAACTCTTCATTTGCTTCTACCGATAATACAACTGTTTCGACATCCTCACTCGCAGCCCATTGCACTTCATCCTCAGCTTTTGATTTCAAAAAGATATGGCGGAAACTCCAACGGTTTTGACGCTTGCGACACAAATTCATCGTAATTGATATTAACCAGTTTTTTAGCTTTTGGGCGTCTTGTAAGCTATCTATTTTTGTATACGCGGTTATAAATAAATCTTGGATTACGTCATCTGCCTCATATCGATCTTTTAAAAGCATATAAGCAAGTCGATAACATTCATTGCTATAGATGGCCATCAACTCTCGCAATGCCGCTTCTTCTTTCTGTATTAAGCGCTGAACCAATTCCTCCATACTCACACTCCCATCTTGTGCCCTATATAAGAGACCTTGCTCACCTAAGATAGGTTGCAAAGTATTTAAAAAAAATGTATCGGACATCTATTCCGCTATTTTCAAAAAATGTCCACTTTTCTGGATCCGTTCGGACATCTATTCCGCTATTTGACGATTTTCTCAGTATATACCTCTTATTTTACAAGAATAGCGGAACAGATGTCCGCAACAAATCCAAACCCTCGAAAAATCAACACATTAACGGAACCCATGTCCAATAGCACGCCAAACCACGCCACACAACATACAAAAAAGAAGCGACATCCTCTACTAAAGAATGTCGCTTCTTTTTATTTCATCATCGAACGAAGATACGCATCAATGAACGGGTCTAAATCGCCATCCATAACGCCGTTTGTGTTTCCAATTTCATAGTTAGTTCGGTGGTCTTTCACCATACTATACGGATGGAACACATAAGAACGAATTTGGCTTCCCCAGCCAATTTCTTTTTGTTCGCCGCGAATTTCAGCTAGTTCAGCTTGTTGTGCTTCAATTCGTTGCTGATATAACTTTGCCATTAACATTTTCATTGCTTGTTCGCGGTTTTTAATTTGGGAACGTTCACTTTGACATGTAACAACTGTATTTGTTGGAACATGGGTAATACGCACCGCTGAATCAGTCGTATTAATATGCTGACCACCCGCTCCACTTGCACGATACGTATCAATTTTTAATTCATCTGGTGTAACATCGATTTCCACATCGTCATCGAGCTCTGGCATCACTTCACAAGAGACAAACGATGTATGTCGCCGACCTGAAGAGTCGAACGGAGAAATGCGCACTAACCGATGCACGCCTTTTTCCGCTTTTAAATAACCATAGGCATTATGCCCTTTAATGAGCAATGTCACACTTTTAACCCCAGCTTCATCGCCAGGTAAATAATCGAGTGTTTCCACTTTATACCCTTTTTGCTCTGCCCACCGTGTATACATGCGCAACAACATCGATGCCCAGTCTTGTGACTCTGTTCCACCTGCACCTGGGTGTAATTCTAATATCGCATTATTTTTATCATAAGGTTCACTTAACAACATTTGTAATTCATATTCGTTTAACTCTTTTCCAAGCTGTTTTACACCTGCTTCAAGTTCAGC
It contains:
- a CDS encoding cytochrome c; the encoded protein is MRKRILAVIGVSFLMLAGCGAGNDAAPAEETPAETEAPADETTGDLTYDAAQAEEDYRTTGCINCHGGNLEGQGSTPGLTGGKYTAEEILYIIEHGQGTMPKGLISGPEAENLAAWIADQ
- a CDS encoding YitT family protein, whose translation is MMTSKRKAKPVQPWLQTVMDYLYILIGSSFVAIAFNLFLLPNRIASGGVSGISTIVYDVFGIEPAFTQWAFNIPLFILGMLLLGGMKYGMKTLVGTAFIPFVVFLTRHIEPATADPLLGALFGGIGVGIGLGLAFRANGSTGGTDLAAQIVHKYTGISLGACVFIIDGMIVLTSAFVFSIELALYALIALFVTGKTIDLVQMGVGYSKIALIISDQQDTVKRSILTDIDRGVTKLSAYGGYTDEERPVLMCVVHQREVTKLKQVVKTADPKAFVIVANATEVLGEGFKIQ
- a CDS encoding aspartyl-phosphate phosphatase Spo0E family protein, whose amino-acid sequence is MSVSYVDLIIKSVEYNGKYIMDDFKEEENLLIIIEEKRKEMIICGMELGFTHPKTLKVSTELDRLLNELNIYE
- a CDS encoding helix-turn-helix transcriptional regulator, which encodes MDKQVGIGRKIRRLRKQKRLTLGELAEGICSIGKMSNIENELSTVSDEDLNKICEKLSLPFGYFHDPNISEKVAELDYLQCRLLNLLQLNQNNDCKEELQTFLLKIEEYGVKSKLIEYDYLCGLFHIKQKKWGQAKEKFITITQKYELNEMTVQTKLKSCNALAFIYFKEKDMAQCVKILEKGISISESFKNSVTSEREILSYNLAIVYLYIGINHRSLQSLHKIKSSYISDQEKTYLKLLARFMGADENNSIQRELLQLQTVTSNNSPQALLKTWALMIYSVMKVTPTPQFEELITDSFKRDIAFLSEMHDHAKEVLALFHFALYISIDSKQDAPLQELLLQQSMDMLRYVKDDNIIQARNLYLKSLVELRQHNNKTKALSLLYDALQLVQHTDEVLVAEIIYEITKLNGTNSLEATALAKYHQHLKPQLKFLHFYDLLLPPLKY
- a CDS encoding carboxypeptidase-like regulatory domain-containing protein encodes the protein MKVRMKRKHLLYGIISFFIISIMVVVLVVPALKEYKVERMIANGDPNAGQAIIELIDSANTTSRKIRLIEDFVLSSMSRSEHAVYIGPNLTSRIDSPWIEFDSKQRENIMIYYFTHSSPNNNWRYIEALDQYASIISEEKGIDEAIAFVKQKNEELYPNGYDVYSEPWTLKLPELYLKQGDFHKAKEELVAIHEYEKRRVKEKDFKYNPSWQWMTYMLRILAKEGELDEAYDLIDHWVKDEREQRIEYFGENEMEFVEWIDHTVMEWKSIISQASVGNGNEKGVLTGLIKREDGTPMQGVYVYLHDASSQTKHIPVPETDNHAITDDKGEFVFENINTGSYQIGLGLELYHIDGYNLSYDQRQVVFVNPDQEADVTIEFTKIIDLFHPVNGEAIDKEEMNFQWEQVGGADYYHIYLGVKHDGVVMNFFYDDVKTNNVVIGKEEWKERLITSITVEDDTYYPDLDYYKKLISGDVEFSWSVSAYQDDGSHLSSSHGYRLSKETIGNLPTFSFELEKTKADELFLKGKLKGAYELYKADYAADNNNVYALAMQTMLTPHVVDGNVGSEMYGAALKELALTTKEPHTYMNVLDYLRRQEDLDGYKEWFHLYEELLTKKNQSVDMYEANRYAKILFCLGDMDEARKWFHYLDKDTLSHYYVGDVLAFELYNGIDKQNVMEIAKTYKENYGEHKDWESLLESITYDADMKHFIEVYFGQGWEQAEELLPTITSKHNKAFLRQIIE
- a CDS encoding sigma-70 family RNA polymerase sigma factor; protein product: MEELVQRLIQKEEAALRELMAIYSNECYRLAYMLLKDRYEADDVIQDLFITAYTKIDSLQDAQKLKNWLISITMNLCRKRQNRWSFRHIFLKSKAEDEVQWAASEDVETVVLSVEANEELARHILALDYRYREVISLYYFAEYSIKEISSLLQANENTVKSHLARGRKLLKERLEGMRDEQ
- the prfB gene encoding peptide chain release factor 2 (programmed frameshift); amino-acid sequence: MDLVVIKQELTMMAKRLADFRGSLDLENKEERIAELEEKMSDPDFWNDQDEAQKVINETNGLKEMVNTYKEMQETYDDIEVTYELVKEEDDESLFAELEAGVKQLGKELNEYELQMLLSEPYDKNNAILELHPGAGGTESQDWASMLLRMYTRWAEQKGYKVETLDYLPGDEAGVKSVTLLIKGHNAYGYLKAEKGVHRLVRISPFDSSGRRHTSFVSCEVMPELDDDVEIDVTPDELKIDTYRASGAGGQHINTTDSAVRITHVPTNTVVTCQSERSQIKNREQAMKMLMAKLYQQRIEAQQAELAEIRGEQKEIGWGSQIRSYVFHPYSMVKDHRTNYEIGNTNGVMDGDLDPFIDAYLRSMMK